In the Astatotilapia calliptera chromosome 5, fAstCal1.2, whole genome shotgun sequence genome, one interval contains:
- the cdc42 gene encoding cell division control protein 42 homolog isoform X1 encodes MQTIKCVVVGDGAVGKTCLLISYTTNKFPSEYVPTVFDNYAVTVMIGGEPYTLGLFDTAGQEDYDRLRPLSYPQTDVFLVCFSVVSPSSFENVKEKWVPEITHHCPKTPFLLVGTQIDLRDDPSTIEKLAKNKQKPITPETAEKLARDLKAVKYVECSALTQKGLKNVFDEAILAALEPPEPKKKRKCVLL; translated from the exons ATGCAGACCATTAAGTGTGTTGTAGTTGGTGATGGTGCCGTGGGTAAAACCTGCCTGCTCATCTCTTACACCACAAACAAGTTTCCCTCTGAATATGTACCTACG GTGTTTGATAACTATGCTGTAACTGTAATGATTGGAGGTGAGCCCTACACTCTGGGCTTGTTTGATACAGCAG GTCAGGAAGATTACGACAGGTTACGACCTCTGAGTTATCCCCAGACAGATGTCTTCCTCGTCTGTTTCTCTGTCGTGTCACCATCCtcctttgaaaatgtaaaagaaaag TGGGTTCCCGAGATCACCCACCACTGTCCAAAGACGCCCTTCCTTCTAGTTGGGACTCAGATCGACTTGCGAGATGATCCCTCCACTATAGAGAAGCTGGCTAAGAACAAGCAAAAGCCCATTACTCCGGAGACAGCCGAGAAGCTGGCAAGAGATCTCAAGGCTGTGAAATATGTGGAGTGCTCAGCCCTCACACAG AAAGGACTAAAGAATGTGTTTGATGAGGCGATATTGGCTGCATTGGAGCCCCCAGAGCCCAAGAAGAAACGCAAATGTGTGCTGCTATGA
- the cdc42 gene encoding cell division control protein 42 homolog isoform X2 translates to MQTIKCVVVGDGAVGKTCLLISYTTNKFPSEYVPTVFDNYAVTVMIGGEPYTLGLFDTAGQEDYDRLRPLSYPQTDVFLVCFSVVSPSSFENVKEKWVPEITHHCPKTPFLLVGTQIDLRDDPSTIEKLAKNKQKPITPETAEKLARDLKAVKYVECSALTQRGLKNVFDEAILAALEPPETQRKRKCCLF, encoded by the exons ATGCAGACCATTAAGTGTGTTGTAGTTGGTGATGGTGCCGTGGGTAAAACCTGCCTGCTCATCTCTTACACCACAAACAAGTTTCCCTCTGAATATGTACCTACG GTGTTTGATAACTATGCTGTAACTGTAATGATTGGAGGTGAGCCCTACACTCTGGGCTTGTTTGATACAGCAG GTCAGGAAGATTACGACAGGTTACGACCTCTGAGTTATCCCCAGACAGATGTCTTCCTCGTCTGTTTCTCTGTCGTGTCACCATCCtcctttgaaaatgtaaaagaaaag TGGGTTCCCGAGATCACCCACCACTGTCCAAAGACGCCCTTCCTTCTAGTTGGGACTCAGATCGACTTGCGAGATGATCCCTCCACTATAGAGAAGCTGGCTAAGAACAAGCAAAAGCCCATTACTCCGGAGACAGCCGAGAAGCTGGCAAGAGATCTCAAGGCTGTGAAATATGTGGAGTGCTCAGCCCTCACACAG CGAGGGCTGAAGAATGTTTTTGACGAAGCTATCCTAGCTGCCCTAGAGCCGCCTGAGACgcaaagaaagaggaaatgttgtttattttaa
- the snrpe gene encoding small nuclear ribonucleoprotein E — protein MAYRGQGQKVQKVMVQPINLIFRYLQNRSRIQVWLYEQVNMRIEGCIIGFDEYMNLVLDDAEEVHMKTKNRKPLGRIMLKGDNITLLQSVSN, from the exons ATGGCATACAGAGGACAAGGACAGAAGGTCCAGAAGGTTATGGTGCAGCCCATT AATCTCATTTTCAGGTACCTGCAAAAT CGCTCACGGATCCAGGTTTGGTTGTATGAACAGGTGAACATGCGGATAGAAGGCTGCATTATC GGTTTCGATGAGTACATGAATCTGGTTCTAGACGATGCTGAGGAAGTCCACATGAAGactaagaacagaaaaccaTTGG GGAGGATCATGTTGAAGGGAGACAACATTACCTTGCTGCAGAGTGTGTCCAACTGA